DNA from Ovis canadensis isolate MfBH-ARS-UI-01 breed Bighorn chromosome 4, ARS-UI_OviCan_v2, whole genome shotgun sequence:
GAGTGCTAGACCCCAGAGAGAAATAAGTGGATGAATCATCCAAGACAGTGGTACTTAACCATGACTACGTATCAGGTTATCTGgagatattattttgttttatattttttattccagTACCAAAGTCTGCCTCTAAAGACTCCAATTTAAATAGTCTACTTTGGCCCCaggaatagacatttttcaaaatctcTCCAATTTTAACGAGTGGTCAAAGTTGCTGGTCTAGAGCACAGTTTCTCAATCTCAGCCCTATTAACATTTGGACCGATAATTCTTAGGTGGTGTGTGGGATAGGGGGGCTGTCCCTGATTGCAGGATgtgcaacagcagcagcagccctggcctCTATTAACTAGTGTTAAGTAACACCCGCCTATTCTAGATTGTGACAATAAAAAAGGTTTACGGATATTGCCAAATGTTCCTTGGGGACAAAGTTGCcctagttgagaaccactggtttaggGAAACCATAAGTTTTGAGTCTCCTGGCCTTGCTCATGAGAGATGTGCAAGTGCAAACAGCTTATGGATCTGGAGAGGATGGCAGCCAACTCAGAGGAGGTAAGTGAAGACATGAGCATTGCAAACCAATGACTGATGAACAAGTATCCTCCTGCTCCTTTTTAAACCTAGTGCTGTTCATTGTGATAGCTTCTGAAGTCTTGACACAACttagagggagggatggaggaagggggACTGGAAATAGAACACCAAAGTAACTACTAATATAGTGAAATTTCCTACTAACTTGGTGGTCTGAGGGatagaattaaaaatgaaatattaaaagaaaaagggaagaataatATTTCTTGTGTACCTGAGTTTGTGACCTGATTTCATGTCTTACACAAGTTCATATCATACTGTCCTGTTAGTTATCAAAAATAAATCACACAAAGCCCTATTATGTATGTATCTCCATGAAAATTCTGCAGTAGACTGGAAAGCCAAAGCAAGTGGCTAAGATGGAAGCAGAGTTGTTGCAATGACTAGCTTAAAAGTCCATAGGAGACGTATGAACTTgttcagaaaatatattaatgacATTGTAAAATAACTGCTGGAAAATAAAGACGTTGCGGTCATCTTCAGCAGCTAGAGCAACCTAGCATGTCTTAGGGGTCTTCCAAACCCTCTTGTTACCTGGAAAATCAGTTATTTTaggtcagttagtcagttcaatcgctcagtcatgtccaagtctttgtgaccccatggactgcagcgtgccaggcttccctgtccatcaccaactcttggaacttgctcaaattcatgtccattgagttagtgatgccatccaaacatctcatcctctgatgcccccttctcctccctcctgccttcaatctttcccagcatcgaggtcttttccaatgagtcagttcttcgcatcaggtggccaaagtattggagcttcagcttcagcatcagtccttccaatgcatattcaggtctgatttccttaatgagtgactggtttgatctccttgccatccaagagtcttctcctgcaccagagcatcaatgcttcagtgctcagcattcttaatggtccaactcttacatctatacctgactactggaaaaaccatagctttgactatatggacctttgttggcaaagtaatgtctctgctttttaatatgatgtccaggctggtcaaagcttttcttccaaggagcaagtatcttttaatttcatggctgcagtcaccatctgcagtgattttggagccccccaaaataaagtctgtcactgtttccattgtttcccagtctatttgccatgaagtgacgggaccagatgccatgatcttagttttctgaatgttgagttttaagccaatttttccactctcctctttcactttcatcaagaagctcttcagttcttttctgctttctgccataagggtggtgtcatctgcatttctgaggttattgatatttctcctggcaatcgattccagctagtgcttcatccagtccagcatttcacataatgtactctgcatataagtttaataaacagggtgacaatatacagccttgatgtactcctttccaaatttggaaccagccaTTATTCCAggtctgcttctaactgttgcttcttgacgtgcatacagatttctcaggaggcaggttgggtggtctggtattcccatttctttaagaatgtttcacagtttgttgtgatccacacagtaaaggctttggcgtagtcaataaaacagaagtagatgtttttctgggactctcttgattttttgatgatgccagtggatgttggcaatttgatctttagttcccctgccttttctaaatccagcttgaacatctgggaagtcctcagttcatgtactgttgaagccttgcttggagaattttgagcactactttgctagcatgtgagatgagagcaattgtgcaatagtttgagcattctttggcattgcctttctgtgggattggaatgaaaactgatcttttccagttctgtggccactgctgacttttccaaattagctggcatattgagtgcagcactttcacagcatcgtcttttaggatttgaaatagttcaactggaagtgcatcacctccactagctttgtttgttttgatgctgcctaaggcccatttgacttcctattccaggatgtctggctctaggtgagtcatcacaccaccatggttacctgggttattaagatctttttatatagttcttctgtgtattcttgccacctcttcttaatattttctgcttctgttaggtcttcataccatttctgtcctttattgtgcccatttttgcattaaatgttcccttggtatctctaattcttttgaagggatctctagtctttcccattctattttcctctgtttctttgcattgatcactgaggaaggctttcttatctctccttgctattctttggaactctgcagtcagatgagtatatctttccttttctcctttgcctttatcttctcttctttcttcagctatttctaagccctcctcagacaaccatctgcctttttgcatttctttttcttggggatggtcttgatcactgcctcccatacaatgtcatgaacctctgtccatagttcttctggcactctgtctatcagatctaatcccttgaatctatttctcacttgcactgtatagttaagggatttgatttagatcatacctaaatggtctagtggttttccctactttctttaagtctgaatttggcaataaggagttcatgatctgagccacagtcagctcctggtctggtttttgttgactgtatagagcttctccatctttggctgcaaagaatataatcaatctgatttcgatattgaccatctgatgatgtccatgtgtagagtcttctcttatgttgttggaacagtgtgtttgctatgaccagagtgttctcttggcaaaactctgttagtctttgccatgtttcattttatactccaaggccaaagttgcctgttacttcaggtatcttttttttttttttttttacagagaacAAGAAATCTTTATTATCTTGAATGCTGGTGCATAACCAAAAGCAAGCTTAAttagaggaggagacagagggaaaCTTCAGATAGTGAGGTGGATTTCTGGGTAGAAAACCCTTTAAAACTTTCAAGGGTTGTTCATTGTGTCTTTTTTTAGATGTAGGGCTTTCCTTTTACTGGACAATGTTCATTTAACAGTTCTTACATTATTAAGTTCAACCAGAGTCTTTTGCCtgtaaagttaaatgaaaaaaagagagcaaGTGAAACAGAAAATTCTCTAGTATATACAGATGTTTCAAGAGTTTGTGTTCTTTGTACCTTCATGTACATTTTACAGTCTAAATTTGAAACTTTATTAAGGACGTCTTAAGTTTTgactttaaaatatgttcaagGCAATGAATTTTCTTGAATTAAAGATTACAGTAGCTTTAAAAATGATCAAGATATATGTACAAACAAAATCTCAGTTGTTCTTGGAAACACATTTTAATAGCACACAAGACACATACTTCTTTTGGGTCTAGATTATCCTTTGAGATACTGAAGAATACTCGGTAGATTTATTTTACACTAAAAATTTAGCCTTAACCACAGCTCGGATAGATCACAAAATTGAATCTTTAAAGTTTTCTCAATATGCTTTCAGTCCAAATAACTCAAAGACATCTTATGTCCTAAAATGGATACATCAGTTACTTTTTCTCATATAATTATCATCAGTGGGCTCTGGTACTGGCAGTCTGTCTTGGTCATAATTTATTCTTGCAAAGCCATTCCTTACAGTGAAACATGAAAAGATTATCTTCCTCAATGCAAGGAAATTACtctgaataaacaacaaagtcaaaGCCATAAGTGTCTCTGGACATTCTTGAAAACAGGTTTCAACAGTACTAAGATACTCttctttaacaattttctttctttttcataactGTGCAGTCACTACCTTATTctactcagcaaaaaaaaaaaaattttttttggggggggggagattAAGTTTTTCATTGGCACAGAACTATTTGGAATGAACCCAAAAGACAGTGGAATGTTGGGTCTCTCCTCAAGCAGCTTCCTCCTCTCTTAACAGCATTTAACTACTCTCTGTCAATGATCTCATCACAGCCGAGTTCTTCGGTCAGACGATTGACAACCATAAGTGAAAAAAGCTCTTCGATAAAAGCCAATTGATCAAACGGGGTCTTCTCATAATGCATCTGAAACCCGCCATCCAGAGCTGCTTCTCTGGCTCTGGAGGTTCTCAGAAACATCTTGTTGGCTTCTTCAAGGGCCGCTGAAACTCTGTAGCCCGCACCACTGAGCGGCTCCTCTTCAGGATAGTCATAGTCGTCCTCCCAGACATGGAATTCCTCGCCCTCGTCCTCGCTCTCGAAATCAGGGCCCGCGATCTGGCCTGGC
Protein-coding regions in this window:
- the LOC138438794 gene encoding EP300-interacting inhibitor of differentiation 1-like — translated: MSEMNELSELYEESNDLQMDVIPGESDLPHMEVGGGSRELSPNPSRAGAPPQLEEEGPMEEEATQPMAEPQGPRGLASRPSPGEQPGQIAGPDFESEDEGEEFHVWEDDYDYPEEEPLSGAGYRVSAALEEANKMFLRTSRAREAALDGGFQMHYEKTPFDQLAFIEELFSLMVVNRLTEELGCDEIIDRE